One Hyperolius riggenbachi isolate aHypRig1 chromosome 12, aHypRig1.pri, whole genome shotgun sequence genomic window, aagaaaggttggacaaactagctgaaaaaaaaaaaaaaaaaaaaaaaggcagagtaGTGACTTTACTAACAAATACAGGACAGAGGACAATACATAAGCTATGGAGATAAAACTGTTGAGAATTACACACCGGTGCAGGGGACAATATGCCCACTAGACAGGGTAGGCTTCCTGTAGCATAGTAACTGCCAACACTTTGGTTACATCTGACACCTCACTGAGCATAGCTACATTGCTGCTGATGATCTCTTAATATCCCTGTGTCTGCGTCCGCTatttccctgtgtcagtgcttttttgcactgtgcatgtgGAGGGAGGGacaaagacactgaggagagctgaggtgaCGGGCATgtgggccttaaagctgcagtggcccttttagtaaaaaaaaaaaaaaaacactggtctttagggggtgttAGCGCTgtggttacaaaaaaaaaaaaaaaaaaaaaaaaaaaaaaaaattcttgaagaatgccctataagctATATgaaaaacacaattatgcaataagaaaaactaaagtttgctttcttaaaacagaaagaatttgcgataattcaggttggagtgagcttgagatgtctcccagggcaacactgctgactatatgcaaattaaccattctacccttagaagctaaacacctccagaaccgctggaatgcaatgatgtgtcagcttgttaatttgtacagagccataataatccaacatgcatacagactgcttCGGATtgtttaatttgcatatattcaacagtgttgcacttggagacatctcaagctcactccaacctgaattatcgcaaactcTGTtttaagcaaacttttgtttttcttaacatcttagtaagggggcttttaggaccattgtagtcccttacacactccggcctggtgcacaccaaaaaacgctagcagatccgcaaaatgctagcagattttgaaacgctttttcttctttttctgtagcgtttcagctagcgttttgcggttttggtgtagtagatttcatgtattgttacagtaaagctgttactgaacagctactgtaacaaaacgcctggcaaaccgctctgaagtgccgtttttcagagcggtttgcggttttcctatactcaacattgaggcagaaacgcctccgcaatccaaaatctgcagcagcccgggagtatgcgtttctgcaaaacgcctcccactcgtgtgcaccaccccattgaaatacattaccctagcggatccgcacccgcaagcggatcgcaaactgcagcgaaacgctctggtgtgcactagacctccaatgagttctgggtcaccatgagcttgctggttagtctgtacctatgcaatgatgcaatgagtaaaagtttctcggatccactttaaacaccctagtgaccaggcttttttttttacagaaattggccactgcagctttaatgccttgctgcagggccgtacacctCCCCCACCTTCTCCCGACCAACAGCTTTGTTGGTGGAGTCAGATCACCCCCAGGTGTGTTTAtctttatacatttttactttattaAATTGCTCTATTTTTaatatctctccccccccccccatctacccATCACCACAGATCGCTTctatgtcccagggggacagctgtgtcacacggctgtacaGGCTTAGACAGCGAAACTTCCATCCTAATAACAGTCTgagtggcgattgccgctgggagactgaaggtagtGTGGAGGTGTGCAATCCCCATTCCTGGCCATTCATGCCAATAGACATGGAGCGGTTGGCAAGCAGTTATTTGGTTGCGTTCCATAGCAACTGGGTGGTGCCCgtttccagggccggatttgtactttactgccctaggccgactataccgtctgtatggttgttatctctgtgtgccccaatcatTGGTTTCACAGACAATAGCCATTTTAGTAATATGCATTTAGATTATAAGTtaggttttccttaagaacttttatgttatgcttgccatttcgttaatgatggacccagttaggctgatgtgtacctgcaggattgagcttacaggtcttgcatggatgacacaagtacaggacagagttcaaaggttaaagctgtctttgTATATAGGGATGGCtgtatagaacagctttactgcccctcactgagccgcccctaaatttctggtgccctaggccatggcctatggggtcttgccagaaatccggccctgcccatttCCCAGCAGCTTAGCGTATGACCTATGTGGAGCATTACACTTTAAATACACAAAGACAACTTGTGAACATCAGGGTAAGGTTTTATTCTTCATTTCCACCATTATCACATTTCTTCTGTGCATAAAAGATATCCTCACCAACCCTGAAAACAAACAAAGTTATCTGTTAGACCTTTATAGATGAAGGTGCATAAACATTACAACACGCGTGTGGCAAGTGTGTACAAACCCTGATCATGCAAGCATGTACATAATGAATctagcttgccccccccccccaatgcaagAGGGGAGAACGTGTTAGTGTGTACACATCCCATTTTGgttgtccaattttaccaccttaaaTCTAGTATGAGCGATTACCTACAGAATCCCTAGTACTCAAAATCTGTCATTCATACACAACACAAAAACACAAATGTTTCACAAACATATTTGTCATGGAGCAGTGAAGGCGCATCACAGTCTACCACTGCTTCACAACCTGCAGTGCAAATAGTCCAgagatttatttactttttttaaccACCAAACAGGAAGCCCCATGTTTCCTGTGCACCGAGCAAGCAGTGGACAGGGACAGCATGGGCGATGAGACAAGTGTCGGAAGCACCGGAGGGGTGACATGTGGGTACCCCATGGCCAGTGTAGATGGCAAAAGCACGTCCTGAGCAGAAGAGTTGATTGCATGCACTATAGTGTGAACTGGCCTTAGGCTCCTTCCACAACTAAGGCCAGAACCCCACTAGTACAGGTGTGTCAAATGCAAACACAAAGTGGACCAAAAAAGACTGGGTcaaagtcacgggccaacctcaatttcTAATAGCCACCTTCATACCTTtggaagttccctggtgtctaatgcccccccaacccctataccgttccctggtgtctactggccaCCACCCTCCCCTAGTGTTTAGTAAAATTCACATGATTAAACCATAGACGTGATGGTCAGGGGAAGACACATGTGGTATGCAAGGCCTGCATTTACAATGTGAACAAACCCATTGATTACAATCTAAAGCCATTCGGCATGTGGGCAAATTACATGCTGTCTCAAGTTACCTTGTGGCCTTCCAATTATTGCCTTCTGAAGTTTCCTCTGATCTCAGCAGCCATACGGTCCTCAGGATAGGACAACCTGCTTTGATGAAACACTGGCCAACCCAAGCAGTCACAGAACCTGTAGACAGTTATCAAAAAGTTGGGAATAAGTCTGATAAACACATCATGGAACTGCAAACAACCTAAATTACTCCCACTATGTCAGCTACCGGATAAAGTAAAAGTGAATGTTTAGACAAAAAGTtttatcttaaagtgtaccagaggcttATTAAAACAGTTAGCTACTTGCCTATGAAGAGGGATGCATCTAGATCTTCACACCCTGCCATGCTTTGTCCACACCCAGAAAGCAGCGGTAGTCTAGGCTTCCCTCTTCATTAGTAGCTAGCTTATAGTTCCATctgcctcgggttcactttaaagaattcAGATCTTTGAAGCCAAGTGATCCAACTAGAACAGTTGCTACAGTTTTAATAGTTTCATTATAGGCCTGTGGTTGCCCATACATTTGTCAAGCATAAGGGTGTTTGTGGCATTTCAGATGCAGCATTTCGGGATCGACCAccatcccattcaagtgaatgggagagtttagagctggcttttgcaggctaccAGGAAAGCCTGGCGATAGATCCCGGCGTTGCATCTAGtcttgaaagcaacatgttgctttcagagtcggtaaacgccaggaaaccATAGAGTTCAGAATGGCTAGCCTTGAACGTTTCCTAAAAGCCTTTAAAAGCTAGCGTCTAAACACTGGCGTTTGAACGTGGAGCCAAATGAAAGCTCTGCAGAAGCCCATGTTTACCAGCCCTAAAGCCATACAAATACTACAAGAGTCAATATACACACAGAAATGCTTGGAAATCAACACTCCCTAATTAATAGCTTAAACCATAACACCACAAAAGTATTCATAAAAGGCTAGTGTGATACACCTTCCAAAAGAGATTGAAGTGTACCCAAGATGAACAGGAGAAGTTTtttttacctgtggcttctagctGCCAGTAACCCATCAGCTCCATTGATGCTCTCCTGCCACTGCAAGCCCCATGGGGTCCACAGCTCAGTTGCagaatactgcgcatgtgcagcacctgCTGTGCACTTGTTTCCTCTCCAGCCCAACCCCTtcatgggagtgttctgcacatgtgcaattctttaaggcaaaccacacttgtgcagaacactcccagtcaCAGGAGGCACACGACAACAGTACATGCACATAGTGGTCCACAAGCCAGCTGGAGTGTAGACTTCACTGGAGCCCAGCAGGTCAGACTGGAAGGACATCAAGGGATTATTGACaaactacaggggctggaggaaacactGGGTAAATCTTCCCCCTCCCACCTTCTCAGGTTTCAAAATCTGCTTCAAAGAAGCTTAGAGTGAGGGCAACATTCATTTAATTTAAAATAGCAGTTGTGTAGCAGGCATACAGGAAATAAAGAAGTCTGGACAACAGGGCATGTGGGTTGCTGGCAGTAAAATTGCTAAGGTTAGGGATATTGTTCTAGTGAATTTTGATCGTAAAAATAtccccaatattttactatagctaaagttatacagaaccctcccctagtggTGGCCAACCCCAAGAGCCCTCCCAGTGCAGTGGCATCTCCAGCTTTATAGGGGGCacactggctggtggggcccatttgggtgatcaaaatcagtATTTTAATGGTGAGCTTTAGATTTTTTACCTAACTCAGGTGACattaatagggatggtcggaaatgccaatttccgattccgcggtaaatccgcattccgccattgccaaataccgattccgctttccgctaccaatttccgcattccaatgcggaatttccgccggaaatcgcggaaattccgtccgactttaacatcgattttctcaaaaactataaggtctttttgaaaacttttttttgcatcttgttcagaagattctgcttaataaacgctgaaaatttggtgtttctaggacttacgggggctttgctattaaccgctaaagtcggcggatttttactgtaatgtaaatgcagaaaataagcagatgcggattttctgcattttacattacagtaaaaatccgccgactttagcagttaatagcaaatcccccttaagtcctagaaacaccaaattttcagggtttattaaactgaatcttctgaataagatgcaaaaaaaagttttcaaaaagactttatagtttttgagaaaatcgatgttaaagtcgggcagaatttccgcgatttccggcggaaatttcagcgatttccggcggaaatccgcctaacacacttgcattaccgatttccgcattccgatgcggaaatgcaatttccgatcggaatttcggaaattgcatttccgtggaatccgaatgagcatccctagacaTTAACGTtagctagttcagcaatgatcagAACCAAATGTGATCACAAACAGAACAGGCTTTTCAGCAGAGCAAatagtccaaatgatggtgctgttatggaagaaaagttacctacatatGTACTGTACTTGGCTAGcatcatgctttaatccttactagcaagctgctcctgtgtggacagatcagtaAGAAAACAAAAACCTCCAGTTTACAACACGGTCCGCAGGCACAGTCCCGCTTCAGGCAATTATTGGAGAAACAGAAGTCTGTAGCATGGCCAAGCGCCTCTGTATTAGAGGTGGTTAGCCACGGTACCGAGTTTCtccaattgcctgatgaagtgggactgtgcccacaaaacgtgttgcaaagtggagcttttaataaatatttttatataaCATATTGTGAATCCCCAAGACAATATTGGGCTCTTTGTCTTACaaattggaaaaaaatggaaTCATGTGACTGGTCTAAAAATTACTGCAGTTATTTTGGCAGCAAAAACCCAGCATTCTCCAATCGGTCCAAAGCGTCTGAGTTCTGCAGAActgatttccgatcagaaaacAATGAACACCCCTTCTCATGTCACCATAGTGTTTGATCCATAATCCTTTAGGTTAGTATGCAACACAAGTCAACAAATTGAATGTTTAGGCAAAATGGGGACCTAATAGGTCCACTAACGATCCAAGTTCCTGAACAAGTGACTCAACCATTTCTTGAAACTAAACCTGTAGTGAGATCTTACCTTTATGCCATCTCACAGACATGGCAAACGTTGGCTGCTTTCCCTTCCCCAAGACTCCCATCAGCTTCCCAGTCATGTCGCCACCTGCAGCTCCAGGATTCTGCTCCACAGTAGTGTGCAGAGAGCCACTGAGACTTCCACCATCTGCATGTAGGGTGAGAACTGATCCCAAGGTATTTATCCACACACCCGTCATGTTGCACtctgccccctgctggagggAAAAGATTACTGCATTACATTTTCCAGTAAGGTCATTGTGtacacttagggctcttttccactatgaaacggATTTCAATTTCCACTATACTCAGTAtagagctcaatcgcatccaaaatgcggcaggacgattgcgctttgaccaaaattgcAACACAATCagatcacactaatggaaattgctgctgcagtttccattcatCTAATATAACCTGCATTTTGCAATCTGTTATCAACTGCAGTCAGGTCGCAAAACGcaaggtagtggaaaagggctcttaacctccttgccggttatcccgagctcagctcggggtaacctgccgcggaggattcctcaggccccgctgggctgatttgcataatttttttttatacacgcagctatcactttgctagctgcgtgtcacttACGATCGCCTCCGATTTGCCACTACccactgatcagagagggattgtatggctgcctttactgcagattgtgaatagatttcagcatgaaactgattcacaatctgtggagctgccgctgccccctgcatacattacctgctccgccggcgcatgtGCCTGCTGTCACCTTCTCTGCTGGGTTCTGAGTCTGACAGGCTTGACTTCCTGTCTGGGGAacaaaatagagggcgctctgctgtttaaacttcctgttgggACAGGAAAAAGTGAAGCCTGTCGGAactgagcggagaagaagactggTTACACacgccagagcaggtaatgtattgtgctGACCATGCGAACGCCACTATCCACGCACTCCTGACCCACtggcgatcaagcaaaatcttctgcaTGGACGGGGGGAGtctattggctggcaggggggggaTCTAGAGCAATTttagccattcgattttctgctAGATTCATCTTCCACtaatttttccattgacttctataagCAATCGAgcggaatatcggacatgtcagaatttTATCAGCGAAGGCatcggaacgattcttacaaaaaaaaaaaaaaaaaaaaaaaacatgtactcCCAGCATTTGAAATAAGGTCAGCTCTCCAGCAAGGCCAATtctggactttttgctgcctgaggaaaacttgtaGGATGCACCCCaccccctgatttggaatgatcacacagcaccccacAATTTagtcttcatttaatgttctcacttgacatgctgcagctcagcacaCTGATTGGATGTGTGTCAGTGACAAACATACTGCTCAccttcagccactccattcctccgcaGGAAGGTACACAGTACAAAcacgctgcccctgaaatctctgcgcccgatgcaaatgtttcaccttgcttcatgagagaaccggccctagcTCCATGTTGTGCAGTCCAGGAGATGCCAGAACACATTCTGGGACTTTCCTGAACTAAAATACACATGTcagcacagggccgggccgaggcagaggatggagaggctccagcctcagggcgcagtgtaggaggggggcacagggccggacggaggcagaggcgagagaggctccagcttcagggtgCAGGAGGggctgcacaattcattcagctgtcattcctaattgtgtatgaagcagaaagaaataagaaaaggggacacagtgactgcaggccagataactagagattaaggtgttggggaggttgtgggccctgtggccctcttagtctaatagccatcagtgtgtgacggctggggtggcagggagggaggggcgcactttggtgtctcagccttgggtgctggaggaccttgtcccaggtcTGTGTCAGCATAAACCCAAAACAGTCAGGACTTCACCAAAATGCTTGGGTTATTGCACATCATAATCAAATAGAAAGCTTAATGCAGTTATTACTTATATTCCACCCACAGCTCCCCTACAGTGGGAAGTAACTAACTTAAGCTGGAGAGTTTaattacaatatttatgtataatcCTGTAGGGGTAGGAGGTTACTGCTTGTTATACTTTGCTTGCCGCTTTGTGATAGCCTAGAATATTCTGGCCTCCTGTAACCAAGATGACCACTGAACAAACATTTCTTGTATTGCTGATCGATGCAAATAAACCTAAAAGCTCTGAGGGTCTGAAGGCTGAACAGCTGTGAGAACCTCCAACTGACGAGTTGTGAAGATTGGTGCCAAAAAGATATACAATGGAAGCTTCAGTATTTACACTGTTAGCATGCAAGTTTAGCAGTAATGCACTACGCTACCATACTGCAACCCTACAGCCACAGAGTGCATTGTGGCAAGCAGCATTGCAAAGCGGCCGTtacaccacaatgcaccactgaatgaggcccagtgcacaccaaacccactagcagcattgCAAGACCGCTGTTACACCAAAATGCACCACTGAATGAGGCGCAGTGCAcaccaaacccactagcagcattgCAAGACTGCTGTtacac contains:
- the LOC137541826 gene encoding avidin-related protein 4/5-like; amino-acid sequence: MVSLLGVQRVLLCVFVLSCSCSDVQGAECNMTGVWINTLGSVLTLHADGGSLSGSLHTTVEQNPGAAGGDMTGKLMGVLGKGKQPTFAMSVRWHKGSVTAWVGQCFIKAGCPILRTVWLLRSEETSEGNNWKATRVGEDIFYAQKKCDNGGNEE